A genome region from Betaproteobacteria bacterium includes the following:
- the flgI gene encoding flagellar basal body P-ring protein FlgI — translation MRALALSGARALAFAAKGALALIVLLAAVQGASAERIKDLASIQGVRGNPLIGYGLVVGLDGSGDQTTQTPFTVQSVLNMLTQMGVNLPPGTNLQLKNVAAVIVTGSLPPFAKPGQAIDVTVSSMGNAKSLRGGTLLMTPLKGADGQVYAIGQGNVLVGGVGAEGGGSKVTVNHLSVGRIPAGALVERAVPSHIGDAEHIYIELNVTDFSTTQRVVDAINGIFPEAASALDGRVVRVRAPGDVSGRVGFIAQLESLQITPAAAMAKVIVNARTGSIVLNRSVQIDACAIAHGNLSVVVSTEPLVSQPNPFGRGQTVQTERSQIEIKADRGSLTVLKGVALAEVVKALNAVGATPQDLLAILQAMKAAGALRADLEII, via the coding sequence ATGCGCGCACTCGCCCTGTCAGGGGCACGCGCACTCGCGTTCGCGGCGAAAGGCGCACTCGCGCTCATCGTACTGCTGGCCGCCGTGCAGGGCGCGAGTGCCGAGCGCATCAAGGATCTCGCCTCGATCCAGGGCGTGCGCGGCAATCCGCTGATCGGCTACGGGCTCGTGGTAGGGCTCGACGGCAGCGGCGACCAGACCACGCAGACGCCGTTCACGGTGCAGAGCGTGCTCAACATGCTCACGCAGATGGGCGTGAACCTGCCGCCCGGGACCAATCTTCAGCTCAAGAACGTCGCCGCGGTAATCGTGACCGGATCGCTGCCGCCATTCGCGAAGCCGGGCCAGGCGATCGACGTGACCGTCTCCTCGATGGGCAACGCCAAGAGCCTGCGCGGCGGAACGCTCCTGATGACCCCGCTCAAGGGCGCCGACGGTCAGGTGTACGCGATCGGCCAGGGCAACGTGCTGGTGGGCGGCGTGGGCGCCGAAGGCGGCGGCTCCAAGGTCACGGTGAATCACCTGAGCGTGGGCCGCATTCCGGCCGGCGCCCTGGTCGAGCGCGCGGTCCCGAGCCACATCGGCGATGCCGAGCACATCTACATCGAGCTCAACGTCACCGACTTCAGCACCACCCAGCGCGTGGTCGATGCGATCAATGGCATCTTTCCCGAGGCCGCCTCGGCGCTCGACGGGCGCGTGGTGCGCGTGCGCGCGCCGGGCGATGTCAGCGGGCGGGTCGGCTTCATCGCCCAGCTCGAGAGCCTTCAGATCACGCCGGCGGCCGCGATGGCGAAGGTGATCGTCAATGCCCGCACCGGGTCGATCGTGCTCAACCGCAGCGTCCAGATCGACGCCTGCGCCATCGCACACGGCAACCTCTCGGTGGTGGTATCGACCGAGCCGCTGGTGAGCCAGCCCAATCCGTTCGGCCGCGGACAGACCGTGCAGACCGAGCGCTCGCAGATCGAGATCAAGGCCGACCGCGGCAGTCTCACCGTGCTCAAGGGGGTTGCGCTGGCGGAAGTGGTCAAGGCGCTGAACGCCGTCGGCGCGACGCCGCAGGATCTGCTCGCGATCCTGCAGGCGATGAAGGCGGCGGGCGCCTTGCGCGCCGACCTGGAAATCATCTGA
- a CDS encoding flagellar biosynthesis protein FlgH has product MTARPAPVPQPQLQAANGSIYQAAHPAQPYFGYRPLFEDRRPRHVGDILVIQINEKTAASKNSDSTVEKSQTSAFGVTSLLGLPGKSFLGSNLDANSESKFDGKGAAASNNDFTGTITVTVIDVLPNGNLQVSGEKQIGINEGSEFIRFSGIVNPATIANGNAVSSSQVADARIEYRANGQIQSAQVMGWLARFFLTFLPF; this is encoded by the coding sequence ATGACGGCCCGGCCGGCGCCCGTGCCGCAGCCGCAGTTGCAGGCCGCGAACGGATCGATCTACCAGGCGGCGCATCCGGCGCAGCCGTACTTCGGCTACCGGCCGCTGTTCGAAGACCGGCGCCCGCGCCACGTCGGCGACATCCTCGTCATCCAGATCAACGAGAAGACCGCGGCGAGCAAGAACTCCGACTCGACCGTGGAGAAGAGCCAGACCAGCGCCTTCGGCGTGACCAGCCTGCTCGGCCTGCCGGGCAAGTCGTTCCTGGGCTCGAACCTCGACGCCAACTCCGAGAGCAAGTTCGACGGCAAGGGAGCGGCGGCGAGCAATAACGATTTCACCGGCACCATTACCGTGACCGTGATCGACGTGCTGCCCAATGGCAACTTGCAGGTGTCGGGCGAGAAGCAGATCGGCATCAACGAGGGCTCGGAGTTCATCCGCTTCTCCGGCATCGTCAATCCGGCCACGATCGCCAACGGCAACGCGGTGTCGTCCTCGCAGGTTGCGGACGCCCGCATCGAATACCGCGCCAACGGCCAGATCCAGTCCGCGCAGGTGATGGGCTGGCTGGCGCGCTTCTTCCTCACTTTCCTGCCGTTCTGA
- the flgJ gene encoding flagellar assembly peptidoglycan hydrolase FlgJ yields MTPDTDLSTRFALDVGSVEALKRQARSDPDKALRSAAAQFEALLMQMMLKSMREAADSTSSTDSQDTKTYKSMLDQQLTMAMAKRGVGLSDVMVRQLSRGAVAEANALEDASRAAADVTRALQQADAGGTLLDRVAHILRMRPGLHSAATPAVPLSPTSAAGAASNSDATTSGSAADTARDFVSRLWPHALEASRTTGVAPQFILGQAALESGWGRGEIRMADGASSHNLFGIKAGSGWQGATADVTTTEYVNGAPVKTVERFRAYGSYADAFKDYANLLAANPRYAHVLNERTDAAAFARGLQQAGYATDPAYADKLTRVITGTVMRLGLAG; encoded by the coding sequence ATGACCCCGGACACCGATCTCTCGACCCGATTCGCGCTCGACGTAGGCAGCGTCGAGGCGCTCAAGCGCCAGGCGCGCTCCGATCCGGACAAGGCGCTGCGGTCCGCCGCCGCGCAGTTCGAAGCGCTGCTCATGCAGATGATGTTGAAGAGCATGCGCGAGGCCGCGGACAGTACCAGCTCCACCGACTCGCAGGACACGAAAACGTACAAGTCGATGCTGGACCAGCAGCTGACGATGGCCATGGCGAAGCGCGGCGTCGGACTTTCCGACGTCATGGTGCGCCAACTGAGTCGGGGCGCCGTCGCGGAAGCGAATGCGCTCGAAGACGCGAGTCGCGCGGCAGCCGATGTAACCCGGGCGCTGCAGCAGGCGGATGCAGGTGGGACGTTATTGGATCGCGTGGCGCACATCCTGCGCATGCGGCCCGGGCTGCATTCGGCTGCAACGCCTGCCGTCCCGCTCTCGCCCACGAGCGCGGCCGGCGCGGCGAGCAATTCCGACGCCACCACAAGCGGCAGCGCGGCCGATACAGCGCGCGATTTCGTGAGCCGTTTGTGGCCCCATGCGCTGGAGGCTTCGCGCACGACCGGGGTCGCACCGCAGTTCATCCTGGGTCAGGCTGCGCTCGAAAGCGGCTGGGGTCGAGGCGAGATCCGGATGGCCGACGGAGCGTCCAGCCACAATCTGTTCGGCATCAAGGCGGGCAGCGGCTGGCAGGGCGCCACGGCCGATGTGACGACTACCGAATACGTCAATGGCGCGCCGGTGAAGACGGTCGAACGCTTCCGTGCCTATGGCTCCTACGCCGATGCTTTCAAGGACTACGCCAACCTGCTCGCTGCCAATCCCCGCTATGCGCACGTTTTGAACGAACGCACCGATGCGGCGGCGTTCGCCCGCGGCTTGCAGCAAGCCGGCTATGCGACCGATCCCGCCTATGCGGACAAGCTCACGCGCGTCATCACCGGCACGGTGATGCGGCTGGGGCTGGCCGGTTAA